The following are from one region of the Chloroflexota bacterium genome:
- a CDS encoding phosphoribosylformylglycinamidine cyclo-ligase, with product MAEDGKGAAPRPAYGRAGVDVAAGDRAVALMAAHVASTRRPEVVGGIGGFGAAVAIPAGYREPLLVSSTDGVGTKTAIASRLGRYDTIGRDLVAAIADDVVCSGARPLFLLDYIAVGRLDPTIVAELVGGVAAGCRDAGCALVGGETAEHPGLMAADTFDLAGCCVGVVERDELIDGRSAAEGDVIVGLAASGLHANGFSLVRSVVDAHGLDLRASYRETLERVLGDDATDATLAADVALGIATDVAVTSAVQDTGIPAVRAERTLGDVLLTPTTIYSAAILDLGDALAGFGGLRGVAHITGGGLPGNAPRAVPTGLGVRLDPSRWPMPSAMRLIGRLGGLDEPELRATFNGGLGMIAIVAPTAARAAIASLARSGIGSWVVGEVVAGASLDGVRYVEGPLG from the coding sequence GTGGCTGAGGACGGCAAGGGCGCCGCTCCACGACCCGCCTATGGTCGGGCCGGCGTCGACGTGGCCGCCGGCGATCGGGCGGTCGCGCTCATGGCGGCCCACGTCGCGTCGACCCGACGACCGGAGGTCGTCGGCGGGATCGGCGGCTTCGGCGCGGCCGTCGCGATCCCGGCCGGATATCGCGAGCCGCTCCTCGTCTCGTCGACCGACGGTGTCGGGACGAAGACGGCGATCGCCAGCCGCCTGGGCCGCTACGACACGATCGGCCGTGATCTCGTCGCGGCGATCGCGGACGATGTCGTGTGCTCGGGCGCGAGGCCGCTGTTCCTCCTCGACTACATCGCCGTCGGCCGGCTCGACCCGACGATCGTCGCGGAGCTCGTCGGTGGGGTGGCGGCCGGCTGTCGCGACGCCGGGTGCGCGCTCGTCGGCGGTGAGACGGCGGAGCATCCGGGTCTCATGGCGGCGGACACGTTCGATCTCGCCGGCTGCTGTGTCGGGGTGGTCGAGCGGGACGAGCTCATCGACGGTCGTTCGGCGGCGGAGGGCGACGTGATCGTCGGCCTCGCTGCCTCCGGCCTCCACGCGAACGGCTTCTCGCTCGTGCGGTCCGTCGTGGACGCCCACGGTCTCGACCTCCGGGCGTCGTATCGCGAGACGCTCGAGCGGGTCCTCGGTGACGACGCGACCGACGCGACGCTCGCCGCGGACGTCGCGCTCGGCATCGCCACGGACGTGGCAGTCACCTCCGCCGTCCAGGACACCGGCATCCCCGCGGTCCGGGCGGAGCGGACCCTCGGGGATGTCCTCCTCACGCCGACGACGATCTACAGCGCCGCGATCCTCGACCTCGGCGACGCCCTTGCGGGGTTCGGCGGCCTCCGCGGCGTCGCCCACATCACGGGCGGCGGGCTGCCGGGCAACGCGCCACGCGCCGTCCCGACGGGTCTCGGCGTCCGCCTCGACCCGTCGCGCTGGCCGATGCCGTCGGCGATGCGGCTCATTGGCAGGCTCGGCGGTCTCGACGAGCCTGAGCTCCGGGCGACCTTCAACGGCGGGCTCGGCATGATCGCGATCGTCGCCCCGACGGCGGCGCGGGCGGCGATCGCGTCGCTCGCCCGATCCGGCATCGGGTCGTGGGTCGTCGGGGAGGTCGTCGCCGGAGCGTCCCTCGACGGCGTCCGGTACGTGGAGGGACCACTCGGATGA
- the purH gene encoding bifunctional phosphoribosylaminoimidazolecarboxamide formyltransferase/IMP cyclohydrolase yields the protein MTAPLVASSGGRIAVAVSGAGSNLRALVEAERRGALGGGRIVLVVADRRCPALAWAAAEGIDTALVAGGPDGAVRDALDGATPDVVVLAGYLRIVGRLTLEAYAGRILNVHPSLLPAFPGAHAVRDALRHGVRVTGVTVHRVDATLDGGPIVAQEALAILDGDDEASLLDRLHAVEHRLLPRVVAAALGGGDRPPRRALLSVSDKTGLVAFAGALVRHRFELVSTGGTARALRDAGLAVIDVAAVTGFPEMLDGRVKTLHPRIHAGILADRRRPDHRAALRAAGIDAFEVVVVNLYPFAAAAERPGTTIDELIEEIDIGGPSLIRAAAKNQASVAVVVSPARYPAVVAALDADGAIPAAIRAALAIEAFRLTAAYDSRVAAELPSRLAAAGIIEPDEPGTPGAADPYPPLLTVALEKVETLRYGENPHQPAARYRRPGATDRDGPFATDRPPVQGKPLSYNNVLDASAAATIARTLRGPAAVVVKHLTPCGAAERGTLGAAWHDALAGDPVSAFGGVVALTRTVDGATAAALREIFLEVVVAPSFDPAARALLAERPNLRLVLDPALDAADDPARAADRDSGPSPFGAIRSAGGAILVSAADSEPDDPASWTVATRRPPTAAERRDLDLAWRLVRGALSNAIVVVRDGRLIGVGSGQTSRLDAARIAVDKARTFAGADALDGAAAASDAFFPFPDGALILLDAGVAAIVQPGGSVRDSEVIAAVDAVGATMLTTGVRHFRH from the coding sequence ATGACGGCGCCGCTCGTGGCCAGCTCCGGTGGCCGGATCGCCGTCGCCGTGAGCGGCGCGGGGAGCAATCTGCGGGCGCTCGTCGAGGCCGAGCGGCGGGGGGCGCTCGGCGGCGGCCGGATCGTCCTCGTGGTTGCCGACCGACGGTGCCCGGCGCTCGCCTGGGCGGCAGCGGAGGGGATCGACACGGCGCTCGTGGCGGGTGGTCCGGACGGGGCCGTCCGCGACGCGCTCGACGGCGCGACCCCCGACGTCGTCGTCCTCGCGGGCTACCTCCGGATCGTCGGGCGGCTGACGCTCGAGGCGTATGCCGGCCGGATCCTCAACGTCCATCCCTCCCTCCTGCCGGCGTTTCCGGGCGCCCATGCCGTCCGGGACGCCCTCCGTCACGGCGTCCGGGTGACGGGGGTCACCGTCCATCGCGTCGATGCGACGCTCGATGGGGGGCCGATCGTCGCCCAGGAGGCGCTGGCGATCCTCGACGGTGACGACGAGGCGAGCCTCCTCGACCGCCTCCACGCGGTCGAGCATCGACTCCTGCCGCGGGTCGTGGCGGCGGCGCTCGGCGGCGGCGACCGGCCGCCGCGCCGGGCGCTCCTCTCGGTGAGCGACAAGACGGGACTCGTCGCGTTCGCCGGCGCGCTCGTCCGCCACCGGTTCGAGCTCGTCTCGACCGGCGGCACCGCCCGCGCCCTCCGCGACGCCGGTCTGGCCGTGATCGACGTGGCGGCCGTGACGGGCTTCCCGGAGATGCTCGATGGCCGGGTCAAGACGCTCCACCCGCGGATCCATGCCGGGATCCTCGCCGATCGGCGCCGCCCGGACCATCGTGCGGCGCTCCGTGCCGCGGGGATCGACGCGTTCGAGGTGGTCGTCGTCAACCTGTACCCGTTCGCCGCGGCTGCCGAACGTCCCGGGACGACGATCGACGAGCTCATCGAGGAGATCGACATCGGCGGACCGTCGCTCATCCGGGCGGCGGCCAAGAACCAGGCGTCGGTCGCGGTCGTCGTCTCGCCCGCGCGGTATCCCGCGGTGGTGGCAGCGCTGGACGCCGACGGGGCTATCCCGGCGGCTATTCGGGCGGCGCTCGCCATCGAGGCATTCCGCCTCACTGCAGCATACGACTCCCGCGTCGCCGCCGAGCTGCCGAGCCGGCTGGCCGCGGCCGGGATCATCGAGCCAGACGAGCCGGGGACGCCCGGAGCCGCGGATCCGTATCCGCCGCTGCTCACGGTGGCCCTCGAGAAGGTCGAGACGCTTCGCTACGGCGAGAATCCGCACCAACCGGCGGCGCGCTACCGGCGGCCGGGCGCGACGGATCGCGACGGTCCCTTCGCGACGGATCGGCCGCCCGTCCAGGGCAAGCCGCTCAGCTACAACAACGTCCTCGATGCCTCGGCCGCCGCGACGATCGCCCGCACCCTCCGGGGACCGGCCGCGGTCGTCGTCAAGCACCTCACCCCGTGCGGCGCCGCGGAACGCGGGACGCTCGGGGCGGCCTGGCACGATGCGCTCGCCGGCGATCCCGTCTCCGCGTTCGGAGGCGTCGTTGCCCTCACCCGGACCGTGGACGGGGCGACGGCCGCGGCGCTTCGCGAGATCTTCCTCGAGGTCGTCGTCGCGCCGTCCTTCGATCCGGCGGCGCGGGCGCTGCTCGCCGAGCGACCGAACCTGCGGCTCGTGCTCGATCCCGCCCTCGACGCGGCGGACGACCCTGCTCGCGCTGCCGATCGCGATTCCGGCCCGTCGCCGTTCGGGGCGATCCGGAGTGCCGGGGGCGCGATCCTCGTCAGCGCGGCGGACAGCGAACCTGACGATCCGGCCTCGTGGACGGTCGCCACGCGCCGTCCCCCGACCGCCGCCGAGCGGCGGGATCTCGACCTCGCCTGGCGGCTCGTCCGTGGCGCACTGAGCAACGCGATCGTCGTCGTCAGGGACGGGCGGCTCATCGGCGTCGGCAGCGGTCAGACCTCGAGGCTCGACGCGGCGAGGATCGCGGTCGATAAGGCACGTACGTTCGCCGGGGCCGACGCGCTCGACGGCGCCGCGGCCGCGTCCGACGCGTTCTTTCCGTTCCCGGATGGCGCCCTGATCCTCCTCGATGCCGGCGTCGCGGCGATCGTCCAGCCCGGCGGCTCGGTCCGCGACAGCGAGGTGATCGCCGCCGTCGATGCGGTCGGCGCGACGATGCTGACCACCGGCGTCCGCCACTTCCGGCATTGA
- a CDS encoding methionine--tRNA ligase: MSAERRRFYVTTAIAYANNRPGLHTLYEVIGADVVARWHRMLGDDTRFLTGTDEHSVNIAEQAAAEGRSPRAFVDEKVAQFETAEAALSIAADRFIRTTDPDHVRAAQEMVRRAHANGDVYLGTYEGWYCPNEGFRNASDVQETARGTICPNHPDVPLQWLTERNWFFRLSAYQERLERHYAEHPEFVQPAYRRNEMLGFIRGGLEDFSISRAGAGWGIPFPIGEDGQTAQREDGSWDLEAGTIYVWYDALINYITGAGFPDDPASFERWWPADLQIIGKDIARFHTIFWPAMLWSAGLEAPRRVWVHGWLLSADGERMSKSRGNFLDPAAVVAAFGADGARYTTLREVAFDRDTEVSWDSFVRRYNADLANDFGNLLNRTVSMVNRYLGGERPAPTGDGTLVSAWATAAGAYADRLERCLLHEALASLWEFGGAANRLVDLEKPWDLHKAASAGDAGASSRLRGVLGDLVEACRLMALAAAPFLPATAPRALAQIGFDYPYGADGNGGPALGDELRWGAHLAVAGRVGTAMPLFPRLDPETAAG; the protein is encoded by the coding sequence ATGTCCGCCGAACGCCGCCGCTTCTACGTCACCACGGCCATCGCCTACGCGAACAACCGGCCCGGTCTCCACACCCTGTACGAGGTGATCGGAGCGGACGTCGTCGCGCGCTGGCATCGGATGCTCGGTGACGACACGCGGTTCCTCACCGGGACGGACGAGCACTCGGTGAACATCGCCGAACAGGCGGCAGCGGAGGGCCGGAGCCCCCGGGCCTTCGTCGACGAGAAGGTCGCCCAGTTCGAGACGGCAGAGGCCGCCCTCTCGATCGCCGCGGACCGGTTCATCCGGACGACCGATCCGGACCACGTCCGCGCGGCCCAGGAGATGGTCCGCCGGGCGCACGCGAACGGCGACGTCTACCTCGGCACCTACGAGGGCTGGTACTGCCCGAACGAGGGATTCCGGAACGCGAGTGACGTCCAGGAGACGGCCCGCGGGACGATCTGCCCGAACCATCCGGACGTTCCGCTCCAATGGCTGACGGAGCGGAACTGGTTCTTCCGGTTGTCCGCCTACCAGGAGCGCCTCGAACGTCACTACGCGGAGCACCCGGAGTTCGTCCAGCCCGCCTATCGGCGGAACGAGATGCTCGGCTTCATCCGTGGCGGGCTCGAGGACTTCTCGATCAGCCGGGCGGGCGCCGGCTGGGGGATCCCGTTCCCCATCGGGGAGGACGGGCAGACCGCCCAGCGCGAGGACGGGAGCTGGGACCTCGAGGCCGGCACGATCTACGTCTGGTACGACGCGCTCATCAACTACATCACCGGTGCCGGGTTCCCCGACGACCCGGCGTCGTTCGAACGATGGTGGCCGGCCGACCTGCAGATCATCGGAAAGGACATCGCTCGCTTCCACACGATCTTCTGGCCGGCGATGCTGTGGAGCGCGGGCCTTGAAGCTCCGCGCCGTGTCTGGGTCCACGGCTGGCTGCTCAGCGCCGATGGTGAGCGGATGAGCAAGAGCCGCGGCAACTTCCTCGATCCCGCCGCGGTCGTGGCGGCGTTCGGCGCGGACGGGGCGCGATACACCACGCTCCGCGAGGTGGCCTTCGATCGCGACACGGAGGTGTCGTGGGATTCGTTCGTCCGCCGCTACAACGCCGACCTTGCGAACGACTTCGGGAACCTCCTGAACCGGACGGTGAGCATGGTGAACCGCTATCTCGGCGGCGAGCGTCCGGCGCCGACCGGCGATGGCACGCTCGTGTCCGCCTGGGCGACCGCCGCCGGCGCGTACGCCGATCGGCTCGAGCGCTGCCTCCTCCACGAAGCGCTCGCGTCGCTCTGGGAGTTCGGCGGCGCGGCGAACCGGCTCGTCGATCTCGAGAAGCCCTGGGATCTCCACAAGGCGGCGAGCGCGGGCGACGCGGGGGCAAGCAGCCGGCTGCGGGGCGTGCTCGGCGACCTCGTCGAAGCCTGCCGCCTCATGGCCCTCGCCGCTGCGCCGTTCCTTCCGGCGACCGCTCCTCGGGCGCTCGCCCAGATCGGCTTCGACTACCCGTACGGCGCGGACGGGAATGGTGGGCCGGCGCTCGGCGACGAGCTTCGCTGGGGAGCCCATCTCGCCGTCGCCGGACGGGTCGGGACAGCGATGCCGCTCTTCCCGCGGCTCGATCCCGAGACCGCCGCCGGCTGA
- a CDS encoding TatD family hydrolase — protein sequence MRLIDTHCHVQADRFSGDVDLVVGAARSAGVERILVPGWDLDSSERALELVERIPWLDAAVGIHPHEASAVAPATWDRIVELAADARVVAIGETGLDFDRVFSPIDAQRSNLRRNLALALATGKPAILHCRSGAGRRDAQDTLVAELERAGFADPATIAAFAGRPPAIVHSFSGPLDYAARMLELGCAVSFSGLVFRAGEESSADVVRLVPTDRLLVETDSPFLSPPGAPRRRNAPEHVGITAVWAADRRGEDPVPFGDRLIDAYDATFRRRPPVNSRRAAVLPKGES from the coding sequence ATGCGGCTCATCGACACGCACTGTCACGTCCAGGCGGACCGGTTCAGCGGCGACGTCGATCTCGTCGTCGGCGCCGCCCGCAGCGCCGGCGTGGAACGGATCCTCGTCCCCGGCTGGGATCTCGACTCGTCCGAGCGAGCGCTGGAGCTGGTCGAGCGCATTCCGTGGCTCGACGCGGCCGTGGGGATCCACCCGCACGAGGCATCGGCCGTCGCACCGGCAACCTGGGACCGGATCGTGGAACTGGCGGCCGATGCGCGGGTCGTGGCGATCGGCGAGACCGGCCTCGACTTCGATCGGGTCTTCAGCCCGATCGACGCCCAACGGTCGAACCTCCGCCGCAATCTCGCCCTCGCCCTGGCGACCGGCAAGCCGGCGATCCTCCATTGCCGGTCCGGAGCTGGTCGCCGCGATGCGCAGGACACGCTCGTCGCGGAGCTGGAGCGCGCGGGGTTCGCCGATCCGGCGACCATCGCCGCGTTCGCGGGTCGACCGCCGGCGATCGTCCACAGCTTCTCCGGCCCGCTCGACTATGCGGCGAGGATGCTCGAGCTCGGCTGTGCGGTGAGCTTCTCGGGCCTCGTCTTCCGGGCGGGCGAGGAGTCGAGCGCGGATGTGGTGCGACTCGTCCCGACCGATCGACTGCTCGTCGAGACGGACTCGCCGTTCCTGTCGCCGCCCGGGGCGCCGCGCCGGCGCAATGCTCCGGAGCATGTCGGCATCACCGCCGTCTGGGCCGCCGATCGACGCGGCGAGGACCCGGTGCCGTTCGGGGATCGACTCATCGACGCCTACGACGCGACGTTCCGGAGGCGTCCGCCGGTCAACTCGCGCCGCGCCGCCGTCCTGCCGAAGGGCGAGAGTTGA
- the groES gene encoding co-chaperone GroES, producing MESAKRAIAHLRWSTVRRRRGRSGTPDGLDTLGEPGRSTEHHRHAPSSRTADAAVRRRDRTLATATTKKLRPLGDRVVIQPTAREEMTKSGIVLPDTAKEKPQEGVVLAVGPGRILDDGKREQIDVKKGDKVLYAKYAGTEFKVDGEDLLIVSQKDILAIVEG from the coding sequence ATGGAGAGTGCTAAACGGGCGATCGCCCACCTCCGATGGTCGACGGTGCGCCGGCGGCGGGGTCGGAGCGGCACCCCGGATGGCCTCGACACGCTCGGTGAACCGGGGCGTTCGACGGAGCACCACCGTCACGCCCCATCGTCCAGGACGGCGGATGCCGCCGTTCGAAGGAGGGATCGCACCTTGGCCACCGCCACCACGAAGAAGCTCCGACCACTCGGCGACCGCGTGGTCATCCAGCCGACGGCCCGCGAAGAGATGACGAAGAGCGGCATCGTCCTGCCGGACACCGCGAAGGAGAAGCCCCAGGAGGGCGTCGTCCTCGCCGTCGGCCCCGGCCGCATCCTCGACGACGGCAAGCGCGAGCAGATCGACGTGAAGAAGGGCGACAAGGTCCTCTACGCGAAGTACGCCGGGACCGAATTCAAGGTCGACGGCGAGGACCTCCTCATCGTCAGCCAGAAGGACATCCTCGCCATCGTCGAGGGCTGA
- the groL gene encoding chaperonin GroEL (60 kDa chaperone family; promotes refolding of misfolded polypeptides especially under stressful conditions; forms two stacked rings of heptamers to form a barrel-shaped 14mer; ends can be capped by GroES; misfolded proteins enter the barrel where they are refolded when GroES binds), which produces MAKQLIFDESARRQLKTGIDRLADAVRVTIGPKGRNVVLDKKFGSPTITNDGVTIARDIELEDPFQNMGAQLLKEVATKTDDVAGDGTTTAVVLGQAMVAEGLRVVTAGANPMVVKRGIEKAVEAIVAEIKKQSRPVDNREQIAAVAAISAADPEVGEIIAEVMDKVGKDGVITVEEGQSLGLEKEYTEGMQFDRGYISAYFVTNADRMEAVLENPRILITDKKISSVQDMLPALEKVVQQGKPVVIIAEDIDGEALATLVVNKLRGTVQVLAVKAPGFGDRRKEMLRDIAILTGGTVISEEIGRKLDSVGLEDFGEARRVVATKDDTTIVDGAGAPDQIKARMSQIKAQIEDTTSDYDKEKLQERLAKLAGGVAVIKVGAATEVELKEKKHRIEDALSTTRAAVEEGLVAGGGTTLLQAIPALDKLKLEGDEQVGVDIVRKALEAPARQIADNAGARGEVVVEQVRKAKIGHGFDALKGEYGDMFKKGIVDAAKVTRSALQNAASIAAMVLTTETLITDIPEKKDAAGGGGGHGHGGGDMDF; this is translated from the coding sequence ATGGCCAAGCAGCTCATCTTCGACGAGTCCGCTCGTCGTCAGCTCAAGACGGGCATCGACCGGCTCGCCGACGCGGTCCGCGTCACGATCGGCCCCAAGGGCCGCAACGTCGTCCTCGACAAGAAGTTCGGCTCGCCGACGATCACGAACGACGGCGTGACGATCGCTCGTGATATCGAGCTCGAGGATCCCTTCCAGAACATGGGCGCGCAGCTCCTCAAGGAAGTCGCGACCAAGACGGATGACGTCGCCGGCGACGGCACGACGACTGCGGTCGTCCTCGGCCAGGCGATGGTCGCCGAGGGCCTTCGGGTCGTCACGGCCGGGGCCAACCCGATGGTCGTCAAGCGCGGCATCGAGAAGGCGGTCGAGGCGATCGTCGCGGAGATCAAGAAGCAGTCCCGCCCGGTCGACAACCGCGAGCAGATCGCGGCGGTCGCCGCGATCAGCGCCGCCGATCCCGAGGTCGGCGAGATCATCGCCGAGGTGATGGACAAGGTCGGCAAGGACGGCGTCATCACCGTCGAGGAGGGCCAGAGCCTGGGCCTCGAGAAGGAATACACGGAGGGGATGCAGTTCGACCGAGGCTACATCTCGGCGTACTTCGTCACCAACGCCGATCGCATGGAGGCGGTCCTCGAGAACCCCAGGATCCTCATCACGGACAAGAAGATCTCGAGCGTCCAGGACATGCTCCCGGCCCTCGAGAAGGTCGTCCAGCAGGGCAAGCCGGTCGTCATCATCGCCGAGGACATCGACGGTGAGGCGCTCGCGACTCTCGTCGTCAACAAGCTCCGGGGGACCGTCCAGGTTCTCGCGGTCAAGGCCCCGGGCTTTGGCGACCGGCGCAAGGAGATGCTCCGCGACATCGCCATCCTCACCGGCGGCACGGTCATCAGCGAGGAGATCGGTCGCAAGCTCGACAGCGTCGGGCTCGAGGACTTCGGCGAGGCCCGTCGCGTCGTCGCCACGAAGGACGACACGACGATCGTCGACGGCGCCGGCGCACCGGACCAGATCAAGGCCCGGATGAGCCAGATCAAGGCGCAGATCGAGGACACGACCTCGGACTACGACAAGGAGAAGCTCCAGGAGCGCCTCGCCAAGCTGGCCGGTGGCGTCGCCGTCATCAAGGTCGGTGCCGCGACCGAGGTCGAGCTCAAGGAGAAGAAGCACCGCATCGAGGATGCCCTCTCGACGACCCGCGCGGCCGTCGAGGAAGGTCTCGTCGCCGGCGGCGGCACGACCCTCCTCCAGGCCATCCCGGCGCTCGACAAGCTCAAGCTGGAAGGAGACGAGCAGGTCGGCGTAGATATCGTCCGCAAGGCGCTCGAGGCGCCGGCCCGCCAGATCGCCGACAACGCCGGCGCGCGCGGCGAGGTCGTCGTGGAGCAGGTCCGCAAGGCCAAGATCGGCCACGGCTTCGACGCCCTCAAGGGCGAGTACGGCGACATGTTCAAGAAGGGCATCGTGGACGCCGCCAAGGTGACCCGCTCGGCGCTCCAGAACGCCGCCTCCATCGCCGCGATGGTCCTCACGACGGAGACGCTCATCACGGACATCCCGGAGAAGAAGGACGCGGCCGGCGGTGGCGGCGGTCACGGCCACGGCGGCGGGGACATGGACTTCTAG